One Pullulanibacillus sp. KACC 23026 DNA segment encodes these proteins:
- a CDS encoding zinc metallopeptidase: MGYLIYFVLIMIIPFWAQMRVKGTFSKYARVRNNRGITGYEAARRILDANGLYHIDIELIPGELTDHYDPRGKVLRLSEQSYYGASVAGVAVAAHEVGHAIQDKKNYAPLRMRHALVPVANIGSSLSWIFILAGVFLHLMQAALIGVILFGAAVLFQIVTLPVEFNASRRAMVQLQQLGLIDQSEKRRARSVLSAAALTYVAAALVAVLELLRFVLMLVGMNNRDNN; encoded by the coding sequence ATGGGTTACCTGATCTATTTTGTTCTCATCATGATCATTCCTTTTTGGGCTCAAATGAGAGTGAAGGGCACGTTTTCAAAATACGCGAGAGTAAGAAATAATAGAGGAATTACCGGTTATGAGGCGGCACGACGGATCTTAGATGCCAATGGGCTCTATCATATTGATATTGAGCTCATACCAGGTGAGCTCACGGATCATTATGATCCAAGAGGCAAGGTATTGAGACTGTCTGAGCAAAGCTACTACGGGGCTTCAGTAGCTGGAGTTGCGGTTGCCGCTCATGAAGTGGGGCATGCCATTCAAGATAAGAAGAACTATGCGCCGCTTCGCATGCGGCATGCGCTTGTTCCTGTCGCTAATATTGGATCAAGTCTTTCGTGGATTTTTATTTTAGCGGGTGTTTTTCTGCACCTTATGCAAGCTGCTTTAATTGGGGTTATTTTATTTGGAGCAGCGGTCTTGTTTCAAATTGTGACATTGCCTGTTGAGTTTAATGCTTCGCGCCGGGCTATGGTACAACTGCAGCAACTCGGTCTGATCGACCAAAGTGAGAAACGCCGTGCAAGATCGGTCTTAAGCGCAGCCGCTTTAACCTATGTTGCTGCCGCTTTAGTAGCCGTACTTGAGCTCTTAAGATTCGTTCTCATGTTAGTCGGTATGAATAATCGTGATAACAATTAA
- a CDS encoding nucleotide pyrophosphohydrolase → MAEMQKEVDNYIGQFKEGYFSPLALMARLTEELGELAREINHYYGEKPKKKTEKENTVEEELGDVLFVAICLANSLHIDLTTSFDHVMHKFNTRDKGRWTLKTEGQAED, encoded by the coding sequence ATGGCGGAGATGCAAAAAGAAGTTGATAATTATATTGGCCAATTTAAAGAGGGCTATTTTTCACCGCTGGCATTAATGGCACGTTTGACAGAGGAACTCGGTGAACTTGCCCGGGAAATCAACCATTATTATGGTGAGAAACCGAAGAAAAAAACAGAAAAAGAAAACACAGTAGAAGAAGAGCTGGGAGATGTGTTATTTGTAGCGATCTGCTTAGCTAATTCACTTCATATTGATTTGACAACGTCATTTGATCATGTGATGCACAAATTTAATACAAGAGACAAAGGGCGCTGGACGTTAAAAACGGAAGGGCAGGCTGAAGATTAA
- the bshB1 gene encoding bacillithiol biosynthesis deacetylase BshB1 has product MVNKTPISLDLLAFGAHPDDVEIGMGGTLCLYARKGYKVGIVDLTKAELSSNGTVERRQKEAREATKAIGLAYRECLDFPDRGLMQDPQAVINTIVDIIRSTKPKLVFAPFEQDRHPDHGHCGTLVKEAVFSAGVEKYKGNKGCSRHRADDLYFYFINGFHKPDFLVDITSVQEEKMKALKSYRSQFVIEEGGIETPLTNGYIETVESRDRLFGKEGGLTFAEGFRTSKPLVVKSLL; this is encoded by the coding sequence ATGGTAAATAAAACGCCTATCTCCCTAGATCTATTGGCTTTTGGTGCTCATCCGGATGATGTGGAGATTGGAATGGGCGGAACGCTTTGCCTTTATGCAAGAAAAGGCTATAAAGTAGGCATTGTTGACTTAACGAAAGCAGAGCTCTCTTCTAATGGAACGGTAGAGCGCCGGCAAAAAGAGGCGCGAGAGGCGACGAAAGCCATAGGCCTTGCCTACCGTGAGTGTCTCGATTTTCCTGACAGAGGGCTGATGCAAGATCCGCAAGCGGTGATCAATACCATAGTCGACATTATTCGTTCGACAAAACCGAAGCTTGTCTTTGCTCCGTTTGAGCAGGATAGGCATCCCGACCATGGCCATTGCGGAACACTTGTTAAAGAAGCGGTTTTTTCAGCGGGTGTTGAGAAATATAAAGGGAATAAAGGGTGTTCCAGACATCGTGCAGATGACCTTTACTTTTATTTTATCAATGGCTTTCATAAGCCCGATTTCTTAGTGGATATTACGTCTGTACAAGAAGAGAAAATGAAGGCATTAAAGTCTTATAGGAGTCAGTTTGTCATTGAAGAAGGGGGCATTGAGACCCCTTTAACCAATGGTTATATAGAAACGGTCGAAAGCCGTGATCGTCTTTTTGGAAAGGAAGGCGGTCTGACTTTTGCTGAAGGATTTCGCACTTCAAAGCCGCTCGTCGTAAAATCATTGTTATAA
- the dapB gene encoding 4-hydroxy-tetrahydrodipicolinate reductase codes for MAEQTIRIVVAGPRGKMGSETIHMIHRTPHFELVGAVDTKNEGLEIRDLEGLPDISAPIYTDLEACFSNTTPDVLIDFTHPEAGKQHIQTALAYKVRPVVGTSGFTEEEVQQFKVKADASQVGGIIAPNFAVGAVLMMKWSQMAARFFPNVEIIEQHHDQKRDAPSGTAIKTAEMIQKDRSTVRQGHPDEVETIPGARGANVDGFRIHSVRLPGLIAHQQVLFGGEGELLTIRHDSMNRLSFMNGVQLAVEEVMKLETLVYGLDTIMF; via the coding sequence ATGGCAGAACAAACAATTCGAATTGTGGTGGCAGGACCAAGAGGAAAAATGGGCAGTGAAACGATACATATGATACATAGAACGCCTCATTTTGAATTGGTCGGGGCAGTTGATACGAAAAACGAAGGGCTTGAAATTCGTGACTTAGAGGGACTTCCGGACATAAGTGCTCCGATCTATACCGATTTGGAAGCTTGTTTTTCAAATACGACTCCGGATGTTTTGATAGATTTTACACATCCTGAGGCAGGAAAGCAGCATATCCAAACCGCTTTGGCTTACAAAGTCCGCCCGGTGGTTGGAACATCAGGCTTCACAGAAGAAGAGGTTCAGCAATTTAAGGTGAAAGCTGATGCTTCTCAAGTAGGAGGAATTATCGCGCCTAACTTCGCTGTTGGAGCGGTTCTCATGATGAAATGGAGCCAAATGGCCGCTCGTTTCTTTCCAAATGTAGAGATTATTGAGCAGCATCATGACCAAAAGCGGGATGCGCCTTCTGGAACAGCGATTAAAACGGCGGAAATGATTCAAAAAGACCGTTCAACTGTCCGTCAAGGCCACCCTGATGAAGTGGAAACCATTCCAGGGGCGCGCGGTGCGAATGTTGATGGCTTTCGCATTCACAGTGTCAGACTTCCGGGGCTGATTGCTCACCAGCAAGTCTTATTTGGCGGAGAAGGGGAACTTTTAACGATACGCCATGACTCGATGAATCGCTTATCTTTCATGAATGGCGTCCAATTAGCCGTTGAAGAAGTGATGAAATTAGAAACTTTAGTTTATGGATTAGACACTATAATGTTTTAA
- a CDS encoding CCA tRNA nucleotidyltransferase: MTSPFEEATPILDRLIQNGESAYIVGGAVRDSLLKRPIHDIDIATSALPEKVLSLFENTVPVGLKHGTVLVIWGGKPYEVTTYRSEAGYSDYRHPDQVTFEKDIMVDLSRRDFTMNAMAIDRSGKLIDPFNGCKDLLNRQLVTVGEPSKRFEEDPLRMLRACRFVSQLDMTPSNKLVDAMIKKASLIQNISIERVREELSKCLEGLVPHKGFELVEKTHLSQYIPGLEQLSGALDRIKKVNFHGLQSAAERWTLLFYALDREVTADLLLAFKFSRRLTQSILDLSRFFKIYEKTRLTLFTLYHYEEELLYAADRLGQAIGNETRKGQIEALKEQLPIQSRDDLLITGRDLLEWTGLKGGPWVGELLSEIEDEIIKGSLVHSYDAIREWVFEWMKRNKTY, encoded by the coding sequence ATGACCTCTCCGTTTGAAGAAGCGACCCCCATATTGGATCGCCTCATTCAAAATGGGGAATCCGCCTATATTGTCGGAGGGGCAGTTCGTGATTCACTGCTTAAAAGACCGATTCATGATATTGACATTGCAACGTCTGCTCTTCCTGAAAAGGTCCTCTCTCTTTTTGAAAATACCGTTCCTGTGGGGTTAAAGCATGGAACGGTTCTTGTCATTTGGGGAGGGAAACCTTATGAAGTGACGACCTACCGCTCAGAAGCAGGGTATTCGGATTATCGCCACCCGGACCAGGTGACGTTTGAAAAAGACATTATGGTTGATCTTTCGAGACGGGATTTTACGATGAATGCGATGGCGATCGACAGAAGCGGGAAGTTGATCGATCCTTTTAATGGCTGTAAGGACCTTTTAAATAGACAGCTTGTGACAGTCGGAGAGCCCTCTAAACGGTTTGAGGAAGACCCTCTCAGGATGCTTAGGGCTTGCCGGTTTGTCAGCCAATTGGACATGACACCATCAAATAAGCTCGTGGACGCGATGATCAAGAAAGCATCGCTGATTCAGAACATCTCCATCGAACGGGTTCGTGAGGAATTAAGCAAGTGTTTAGAAGGGCTTGTGCCTCATAAGGGCTTTGAACTGGTTGAGAAAACCCATTTATCACAGTATATACCGGGCCTAGAGCAACTTTCAGGAGCACTGGATCGAATTAAAAAGGTAAACTTTCATGGTTTGCAATCGGCTGCCGAGCGCTGGACGTTATTGTTTTACGCATTGGATAGAGAGGTTACTGCCGATTTGCTGCTTGCCTTCAAATTTTCTCGGCGCCTAACTCAGTCTATTCTTGATTTGTCTCGCTTTTTCAAGATCTATGAAAAGACTCGTCTCACCTTGTTTACCCTCTATCACTACGAGGAAGAATTGCTTTATGCAGCGGATCGACTTGGACAAGCCATAGGGAACGAGACTAGAAAGGGACAAATTGAAGCATTAAAAGAACAACTGCCTATCCAGTCACGCGATGATTTACTAATAACGGGGCGGGACTTACTCGAGTGGACGGGTCTGAAAGGCGGGCCTTGGGTAGGAGAACTTCTGTCCGAGATTGAAGATGAGATAATAAAGGGATCATTGGTTCATTCTTATGATGCTATACGAGAGTGGGTATTCGAGTGGATGAAAAGAAACAAGACATATTAA
- a CDS encoding DUF1405 domain-containing protein — MNTLVQYTLGKRSTLGLLLVINFLGTIYGYYWYRDQLKATPFPLSIFVPDSPTASLFFCLVLVAFLFKRNWPLMEALAVTSLFKYGVWAVGMNLAAGAIGYPLQLGNWMLVVSHGSMAIEGLLYIPFYKIRSWHLVMAAIVLINNEMIDYVFHVMPWYPPLEPYEPYIGYITFWLSLFTIGLVYFTCVKPRFPKRY, encoded by the coding sequence ATGAATACGCTCGTACAATATACGCTAGGTAAGCGCTCGACGCTTGGGTTGCTGCTTGTGATCAATTTTTTAGGGACTATCTATGGGTATTATTGGTATCGTGATCAATTGAAAGCGACGCCGTTTCCGTTAAGTATTTTTGTGCCGGACAGCCCGACTGCCAGCTTGTTTTTTTGCTTAGTACTCGTTGCTTTTCTTTTTAAACGAAATTGGCCGCTAATGGAGGCACTGGCTGTCACATCGCTATTTAAATATGGGGTATGGGCGGTTGGGATGAACTTGGCTGCCGGTGCCATCGGTTATCCGCTCCAATTGGGCAATTGGATGCTAGTGGTTTCTCATGGCTCGATGGCGATTGAAGGCTTGCTCTATATCCCGTTTTATAAAATTCGTTCTTGGCACCTTGTAATGGCAGCTATTGTCCTTATAAATAATGAAATGATTGATTATGTGTTTCACGTTATGCCATGGTATCCGCCGCTTGAGCCGTACGAGCCTTATATTGGCTATATCACATTTTGGCTGAGTCTCTTTACCATTGGTTTGGTCTATTTCACTTGTGTGAAACCACGCTTTCCAAAGCGCTACTAG
- a CDS encoding methylglyoxal synthase codes for MNIALIAHDLKKPDIVRFAIAYEPILKQHHLYATGTTGQRIMEATGLSIQRFQSGPLGGDQQIGAMIADNEMDMVIFFRDPLTAQPHEPDISALMRLSDVYQIPLATNMASAELLMHALARGELHWRDIVKDRDTDGK; via the coding sequence ATGAATATCGCACTTATAGCGCATGATTTGAAGAAACCGGATATTGTTCGGTTTGCCATTGCTTATGAGCCGATCTTAAAGCAGCACCATCTCTATGCAACAGGGACGACGGGGCAGCGCATTATGGAGGCGACAGGGCTTAGCATCCAGCGTTTTCAATCAGGACCGCTTGGCGGGGATCAGCAAATTGGAGCGATGATCGCTGATAATGAGATGGATATGGTGATCTTCTTTAGAGATCCTTTGACAGCACAGCCGCATGAGCCTGATATCAGTGCCTTGATGCGCTTAAGTGATGTTTACCAAATACCACTTGCAACGAATATGGCCAGTGCTGAACTTCTCATGCATGCTCTTGCCCGTGGAGAGCTTCATTGGCGTGATATTGTAAAGGATCGCGATACGGATGGTAAATAA
- a CDS encoding sporulation protein YpjB, whose translation MRPRFLVIILMASFFIFPGYGQAKSSPTSDQWSHLTELTTDLSQAVDQKDTTASLTFVQDFLKTWTKLQKSDAANLTDTDSRTMTTSLDTLKMDLNNQEDPVKLKRDVVQLSLVVDALSTDGTPMWISMSDQVMSALNNVQTDLEANKDEAFQVDLNKFLDLYQMIYPAMVINVSPQKVNRIEGTVLVMTNNRMTYIQNRSQNIGQLHALESDLKSVFKVRSQSVNALPDESLHSMMLAMGGLIGLVLLYVSWKKYRGGVTPTN comes from the coding sequence ATGAGACCAAGATTCCTAGTAATCATTCTAATGGCAAGCTTTTTTATATTTCCTGGATATGGACAGGCTAAAAGTTCTCCAACCAGTGATCAGTGGTCGCATTTAACTGAATTAACAACTGATCTGTCACAAGCGGTTGACCAAAAGGATACAACGGCGAGTCTTACTTTTGTTCAGGATTTCTTGAAAACGTGGACAAAGCTTCAAAAAAGTGATGCTGCCAATTTAACGGATACAGATAGTCGAACGATGACGACGAGTTTAGATACATTGAAAATGGACTTAAACAACCAAGAGGATCCAGTTAAATTGAAACGGGATGTTGTGCAGTTGAGTTTGGTGGTCGATGCCTTATCTACAGACGGCACCCCTATGTGGATCAGTATGAGCGACCAAGTGATGAGTGCGTTAAATAATGTTCAGACAGACCTAGAAGCCAATAAAGATGAGGCGTTTCAGGTTGACCTTAATAAATTTCTCGATCTTTATCAAATGATTTATCCGGCAATGGTCATAAATGTGAGTCCGCAAAAAGTGAACCGCATAGAAGGAACGGTCCTTGTTATGACGAATAATCGGATGACCTATATCCAAAATCGTTCACAAAATATTGGACAACTCCATGCACTCGAATCCGATTTAAAGAGTGTCTTTAAAGTGCGCAGCCAGAGTGTTAATGCCCTTCCGGATGAATCGCTTCATTCTATGATGTTGGCAATGGGCGGATTAATTGGTTTGGTATTACTGTATGTCAGCTGGAAGAAGTATAGAGGCGGCGTCACCCCGACAAACTAA
- the bshA gene encoding N-acetyl-alpha-D-glucosaminyl L-malate synthase BshA — MKTLKIGITCYPTVGGSGVVATELGKKLADRGHEVHFITSSIPFRLDTFSRNIFFHEVEVNQYAVFRYPPYDLTLASKMAEVAVREKLDILHVHYAVPHAVCAFLAKQMVGDHLKIVTTLHGTDITVLGFDPTLKAMIRFGIENSDCVTAVSHDLVVQTKELLETEREIVPIHNFVDESIYFKREDNGLKEAYHISPEEKVLTHISNFREVKRVPDVVKTFAKVREKLPAKLLLIGEGPELPRVTRLVKELGLSQDVLFLGRQENVAEILSISDLALLLSSKESFGLILLEAASCGVPAIGTYAGGIPEVVKDGYTGYLVEIGDVEAASQKAIHLLSHPELHEQMGYNALSVARNEFLSSRIVEQYEKVYEDVLKDKKAVIR, encoded by the coding sequence TTGAAGACCTTAAAAATAGGTATTACGTGCTACCCGACTGTCGGGGGTTCTGGAGTTGTCGCCACAGAGCTTGGAAAAAAACTAGCGGACAGAGGTCATGAGGTACATTTCATAACATCGAGTATTCCCTTTCGGCTCGATACGTTTTCAAGAAATATCTTTTTTCACGAGGTGGAAGTGAATCAGTATGCCGTCTTTCGTTATCCTCCGTATGATCTCACATTAGCGAGTAAAATGGCAGAGGTTGCCGTGCGCGAAAAACTTGATATTTTGCATGTTCATTATGCCGTTCCTCATGCGGTCTGTGCCTTTTTGGCCAAACAAATGGTAGGGGATCATTTGAAAATCGTGACGACTTTGCATGGAACGGATATTACGGTATTAGGCTTTGATCCGACACTTAAAGCCATGATTCGCTTTGGGATTGAAAATTCGGATTGTGTGACCGCTGTTTCTCATGACTTGGTTGTTCAAACAAAAGAGTTGCTTGAAACAGAGCGAGAAATTGTGCCCATTCATAATTTTGTGGATGAATCCATCTACTTTAAACGGGAAGATAACGGTCTTAAGGAAGCGTATCACATTTCCCCGGAAGAAAAGGTGCTCACCCATATTTCGAATTTCCGAGAAGTGAAGCGGGTTCCAGATGTTGTGAAGACCTTTGCAAAAGTAAGGGAGAAATTGCCTGCGAAGCTCTTGTTGATAGGAGAAGGTCCTGAATTGCCCCGTGTCACACGTCTTGTGAAAGAGTTGGGACTCAGTCAGGATGTTCTGTTTTTAGGTCGGCAAGAAAATGTAGCGGAGATCTTGTCGATTAGTGATTTGGCCCTCTTGCTTTCATCAAAGGAAAGCTTTGGCCTCATTTTATTAGAAGCTGCTTCCTGCGGGGTACCGGCAATTGGCACCTATGCAGGGGGGATTCCTGAGGTGGTGAAGGACGGCTATACGGGTTATCTTGTCGAAATCGGCGATGTGGAAGCTGCCTCTCAAAAGGCCATTCATCTGCTGAGTCATCCAGAACTGCATGAACAGATGGGTTATAACGCTCTAAGTGTCGCAAGGAATGAGTTTCTTTCCTCTCGCATAGTCGAGCAATACGAGAAGGTCTATGAAGATGTCTTGAAGGATAAAAAGGCGGTTATAAGATGA
- a CDS encoding YitT family protein has product MPLSIKIKNVFFMILGSAIFSFGLVNFNIKNHLAEGGVTGITLILYNLFHIDPGISNLVLNIPLFFVGWRLLGKNVFVYTLISTAAVSLFLWVFEYWLTFNFSLKSDMTLAALFAGVFIGSGLGIIFRFGGTTGGTDIIARSLNRYFGLTIGKTMFAMDAFVIVLSLIYLDFRQAMYTLVAVFVAARVIDFIQTGAYAANALMIISLHTEEIADRIIKELDRSATLLSGKGGYSQTPLEVLYCVVSRSELFRLKQLIQSVDPHAFVTVHEIHDVMGEGFTLDENKKPLYDH; this is encoded by the coding sequence ATGCCCTTATCTATAAAAATTAAAAACGTCTTTTTTATGATTCTCGGCTCTGCCATCTTTTCATTTGGTCTCGTCAATTTTAATATTAAAAACCATTTGGCTGAGGGCGGTGTCACTGGGATTACCTTGATTTTATACAACCTATTTCATATTGATCCCGGGATCTCTAACCTTGTTCTGAATATTCCTTTGTTCTTTGTGGGATGGCGCTTGTTAGGAAAAAATGTGTTTGTTTATACGCTCATCAGTACAGCGGCCGTTTCCTTATTTTTGTGGGTGTTTGAGTATTGGTTAACCTTTAATTTTTCTCTAAAAAGCGACATGACCCTTGCCGCTCTATTTGCAGGTGTTTTCATTGGTTCTGGTCTTGGCATCATCTTTCGTTTTGGCGGAACGACAGGCGGAACCGATATTATTGCCCGCTCATTAAATCGCTATTTCGGTTTGACGATTGGGAAAACCATGTTTGCGATGGATGCGTTCGTCATTGTCCTTTCATTAATTTATTTAGATTTCCGACAAGCGATGTATACATTGGTTGCCGTTTTCGTTGCAGCACGTGTCATTGATTTTATTCAGACCGGTGCTTACGCTGCCAATGCCTTAATGATCATTTCTCTCCACACAGAGGAAATAGCCGATCGAATCATTAAAGAACTCGACCGAAGCGCTACATTATTAAGCGGTAAAGGCGGCTATTCCCAAACCCCCCTTGAGGTTCTCTACTGTGTCGTGAGTCGAAGTGAACTGTTCCGACTAAAACAACTTATTCAAAGCGTTGACCCACACGCCTTTGTCACCGTCCACGAAATTCATGACGTTATGGGTGAAGGCTTTACATTGGATGAGAATAAAAAACCGCTTTATGATCATTGA